In Helianthus annuus cultivar XRQ/B chromosome 9, HanXRQr2.0-SUNRISE, whole genome shotgun sequence, the following are encoded in one genomic region:
- the LOC110878490 gene encoding heavy metal-associated isoprenylated plant protein 26, with protein sequence MGVAACLSDLYESCHDGHASRNKLKKRNQLQTVEIKVKMDCEGCERRVRKSVEGMKGVTSVEVDPKKSKLTVIGYVDPDKVLHRVRHRTGKKADMWPYVPYDVVDHPYVPGVYDKKAPPGFVRNTADVDPQTGSLARASSTEIRYTTAFSDENPTACTVM encoded by the exons ATGGGTGTTGCAGCTTGTCTTTCCGACCTTTACGAGTCATGTCACGATGGCCATGCCTCCAGGAACAAACTTAAGAAACGCAACCAGCTCCAG ACGGTGGAGATAAAGGTAAAGATGGATTGTGAAGGGTGCGAGAGAAGAGTCCGGAAGTCCGTTGAAGGCATGAAAGGGGTGACTTCAGTAGAAGTTGACCCAAAGAAAAGCAAGCTAACGGTGATAGGGTACGTGGATCCAGACAAGGTGTTGCACAGAGTCCGCCATCGGACCGGAAAAAAAGCCGATATGTGGCCGTACGTGCCTTACGATGTGGTGGACCATCCTTATGTGCCCGGGGTCTATGACAAGAAGGCGCCGCCGGGGTTCGTGAGGAACACGGCGGATGTGGATCCTCAGACTGGGAGTTTGGCTCGGGCCAGTTCTACTGAAATTAGGTATACGACCGCATTTAGTGACGAAAACCCTACGGCTTGTACGGTTATGTAG